One stretch of Dokdonia sp. Hel_I_53 DNA includes these proteins:
- a CDS encoding GAF domain-containing protein, with protein sequence MTFDDLKIQVTNILNQNGVTPDKMMTEICEALRTNVSYYDWVGFYMANHDSKTLHLGPFAGTPTDHTVIPFGKGICGQVAESNSNFVVPDVKGQDNYIACSIAVKSEIVIPIFKDGKNIGQIDIDSNKVDPFTKEDEDFLEWVNTQIAELL encoded by the coding sequence ATGACTTTTGATGATTTAAAAATTCAAGTAACTAATATATTAAATCAAAATGGGGTGACACCAGATAAGATGATGACTGAAATTTGCGAAGCCCTACGCACTAATGTTTCTTACTATGATTGGGTTGGCTTTTACATGGCAAATCACGATTCAAAAACCTTACATTTAGGCCCATTTGCTGGAACACCGACAGATCATACGGTGATTCCTTTCGGTAAAGGAATCTGTGGTCAAGTTGCAGAATCAAACTCAAACTTTGTGGTACCTGATGTCAAAGGACAAGATAACTACATTGCTTGTAGTATTGCGGTTAAGAGTGAGATTGTAATTCCAATTTTTAAAGACGGTAAGAATATAGGGCAGATTGACATTGATTCAAATAAAGTGGATCCCTTTACTAAGGAAGATGAGGACTTTTTAGAATGGGTCAATACACAAATCGCAGAATTACTATAA
- a CDS encoding exosortase F system-associated membrane protein — protein sequence MKNSVRVLITTGCLIGLLCIRFRESELFYDPLINYFQGAYQNHPLPIIVEWKLLLYLLLRFFLNTALSMGLLWAVFYKKEILKLAVLLYVVVGVLLMVAMCVMLQFYKPENYLPLFYVRRFLIQPLLVFLLIPAFFYARKVN from the coding sequence ATGAAAAATAGTGTGCGAGTTTTAATTACAACGGGCTGCTTAATTGGATTGTTATGCATACGCTTTCGCGAAAGCGAACTATTTTATGATCCTCTTATCAACTATTTTCAAGGAGCGTATCAAAACCATCCATTACCAATAATAGTTGAATGGAAGCTATTACTTTATCTTTTATTGAGGTTTTTTCTAAATACGGCTTTATCAATGGGCCTTTTGTGGGCGGTGTTTTACAAGAAGGAAATACTCAAACTTGCCGTGTTACTATACGTAGTAGTAGGTGTTTTACTTATGGTAGCTATGTGTGTTATGTTGCAATTCTATAAGCCGGAGAATTATCTACCTCTTTTTTATGTAAGACGTTTTTTAATACAACCACTCCTTGTATTTTTATTAATCCCTGCATTTTTTTATGCGCGTAAGGTAAATTAA
- the xrtF gene encoding exosortase family protein XrtF gives MLKLIYKYKSVLRFLVIFIGSYLIFVTLYNLFLTYGSSKTYYPDIITHTVANQSQSVINALGYAMEVVPSKREAAMNLNYNDTTLARVVEGCNSVSILLLFIAFMLAFFGETKRTLLYIFSGAVLIYAINILRIALLTIALYKYPEYTELLHGTIFPAVIYGTVFFLWVGWIQSYRKPEKNEK, from the coding sequence TTGCTTAAATTAATTTACAAATATAAGTCTGTACTTCGTTTCCTTGTCATATTTATTGGCAGTTATTTGATTTTTGTCACGCTCTATAATCTATTCTTAACATATGGCAGTAGTAAGACTTATTATCCAGATATCATAACACATACTGTCGCAAATCAAAGCCAGTCTGTAATCAATGCATTGGGTTATGCTATGGAGGTTGTCCCTAGTAAGAGGGAGGCAGCTATGAATCTAAACTATAATGATACGACCCTCGCTAGAGTAGTAGAAGGCTGTAATTCTGTAAGTATACTATTGCTATTTATAGCTTTTATGCTTGCCTTTTTTGGAGAAACTAAGCGCACGCTTCTATATATTTTTAGTGGGGCTGTACTTATATATGCCATAAATATTTTACGGATTGCACTACTTACCATTGCACTTTATAAATACCCAGAATATACAGAACTTTTACACGGTACTATTTTCCCCGCGGTCATATACGGCACTGTCTTTTTTCTTTGGGTAGGATGGATTCAGTCTTATAGAAAGCCAGAAAAAAATGAAAAATAG